Proteins found in one Pontibacter sp. SGAir0037 genomic segment:
- a CDS encoding DUF4864 domain-containing protein, with amino-acid sequence MRGFENILDKLLIGVGVLLLAMVWMLVPSKPYQDVQHYAVYRGAEAETGSTSKWSYVQPSKTLTPRDVINIQLKALQQNDRSDSGIITVFNFSSPMSRVQLGPVNHFRLLVREPAYRPMLNFKSSKKGKLIITDDTAYQLVVVTDKDGDETAYLFILAKQNRGMFKDCWMTEGVTRLEPERESSMI; translated from the coding sequence ATGAGAGGGTTTGAGAACATATTAGATAAACTTCTAATTGGTGTAGGGGTGCTTTTACTGGCTATGGTCTGGATGCTGGTACCATCAAAGCCATACCAGGATGTACAACATTATGCCGTATACAGGGGAGCCGAAGCTGAAACAGGATCTACGTCCAAATGGAGTTATGTACAGCCATCTAAGACTTTAACACCGCGCGATGTTATCAACATTCAGCTAAAAGCCCTTCAGCAGAACGACAGAAGCGACAGCGGAATAATTACAGTTTTCAACTTTTCTTCTCCTATGAGCAGGGTACAGCTAGGGCCTGTCAATCATTTCAGGCTGCTGGTGCGGGAACCAGCCTACCGGCCAATGCTAAACTTTAAATCATCCAAAAAAGGTAAGTTAATCATAACCGACGATACTGCTTACCAATTGGTGGTAGTAACAGATAAGGATGGCGACGAAACTGCTTATCTGTTTATTTTAGCGAAACAGAACCGGGGCATGTTTAAAGACTGCTGGATGACCGAAGGCGTTACGAGGCTGGAACCTGAGCGTGAGAGCAGCATGATCTAA
- a CDS encoding M28 family peptidase produces the protein MHKYLLLQLLLAVCLNTLPAYAAPADTVRLRQHLIALTTTAEPRNHEHPEALDKAADYIKTAFGMLQGQVTEQAYFVAGKKYKNIIYSTGAAHTRRLIIGAHYDVCGKQPGADDNASGVAGLLELARLLEHEVLPYRIDFVAYTLEEPPYFRSEYMGSFIHAQSLQAEQANVIGMVSLEMIGYFSDARKSQDYPIAPMKLLYGSRGNYLALVQKFGNGSFGRQFKRLYKAEAPLRVKSLRAPAAVPGIDFSDHLNYWRFGYSALMLTDTSFYRNKNYHQPTDTWDTLNLPKMAQVVEGVYKTVLRLR, from the coding sequence GTGCACAAGTATCTGCTCCTCCAACTTTTGCTGGCTGTTTGCCTGAACACCCTGCCTGCTTATGCTGCACCAGCTGACACTGTTCGTTTAAGGCAGCACCTTATTGCACTTACCACAACAGCCGAACCCAGGAACCATGAACACCCGGAGGCATTGGATAAAGCCGCTGATTATATTAAAACCGCTTTTGGTATGCTACAGGGGCAGGTAACAGAGCAGGCTTACTTTGTAGCAGGCAAAAAATATAAAAATATTATTTACTCTACCGGAGCTGCTCATACCCGCCGTTTGATTATCGGAGCTCATTATGATGTTTGCGGTAAACAGCCTGGTGCAGACGATAACGCCAGTGGCGTGGCTGGCCTGCTGGAACTCGCCCGCTTGCTGGAGCATGAAGTGTTGCCCTACCGCATAGATTTTGTAGCCTATACCCTGGAAGAGCCGCCTTATTTCAGAAGCGAGTACATGGGTAGCTTTATCCATGCCCAATCGTTGCAGGCAGAGCAGGCCAATGTAATAGGAATGGTATCTCTGGAAATGATCGGCTACTTTTCTGACGCCAGAAAATCGCAGGACTACCCGATAGCTCCTATGAAATTGCTTTATGGCAGCCGGGGCAACTACCTTGCGCTGGTGCAAAAGTTTGGCAATGGCAGCTTTGGCCGTCAATTTAAGCGGCTCTATAAAGCAGAAGCACCCCTGCGTGTAAAGTCGCTCAGGGCACCGGCGGCAGTACCAGGCATTGACTTTTCGGACCATCTGAATTACTGGCGCTTTGGCTATAGTGCCCTTATGCTCACCGATACCTCTTTCTATAGAAATAAAAATTACCATCAGCCTACCGATACATGGGATACTTTAAACCTGCCAAAGATGGCACAGGTGGTAGAGGGCGTTTATAAGACAGTACTTCGTTTAAGATAG
- a CDS encoding HTTM domain-containing protein — protein sequence MKQLEVYLRKVFTVDLRALAFMRIWVAGIILTDLAIRSTDLEAHYSNTGVLPLHVLHRFAWNPYFFSLHSLSGLWQVQAVLFIVAAVFAVFLLVGYKTRLATVVSWTLLVSLQNRNTLISQGGDDLLRMLLFWAIFLPWGKFYSYDATKAKPENELQSTNYFSAATVAYIMQIFLVYFCTALLKNSPEWNSEGTALYYALSLDQILMPGGELIYPYPELLRFLTLTTWYTELIIPFLLLIPFYNSFFRMVVVSVLLMFHIGISLTLFVGLFYLINIASVAGLLPPKVMDWIDKRLLASFRRPKTGQFKRIFQRFKSPATVNFQLQIHRPLISAPLKRQLRDVFVASVLLYCFWWNLTGAGVKNIPKLPDNARWAGYLLRVDQHWGMFSPVVFKDDGWYVLEGHTEDGKMLDLNQQGKEADYIKPASVMALFKNDRWRKYSENYLFVHNSFMRPYYCNYLVRRWNESHPDQPVKELQVVYMKEPSLPDYQVAEPTREMLCACANLPE from the coding sequence ATGAAGCAGTTAGAGGTATATTTAAGAAAGGTATTCACAGTAGACTTGCGTGCACTTGCTTTTATGCGTATATGGGTAGCTGGAATTATCTTAACAGATCTTGCTATCCGGTCTACTGATCTTGAAGCCCACTATTCCAACACAGGTGTACTTCCTCTTCATGTGCTCCATCGCTTTGCCTGGAACCCTTATTTCTTCTCCCTTCACTCTCTTAGCGGCTTATGGCAGGTTCAGGCAGTGCTTTTTATTGTAGCAGCTGTTTTTGCCGTTTTTTTACTGGTGGGTTACAAGACCCGTTTAGCTACTGTTGTTAGCTGGACCCTGCTTGTGTCGCTCCAGAACCGGAACACACTCATTTCACAGGGTGGCGACGACCTGCTCCGAATGCTGCTCTTCTGGGCTATTTTTCTGCCATGGGGTAAGTTCTACTCTTACGACGCCACAAAAGCCAAACCTGAAAACGAACTACAAAGCACCAACTACTTCAGCGCAGCAACGGTAGCCTATATCATGCAGATATTCTTGGTATACTTTTGCACCGCACTGCTTAAAAATTCACCTGAATGGAATTCCGAAGGTACTGCCCTCTACTATGCATTAAGTCTGGATCAGATTCTTATGCCTGGCGGAGAACTGATTTATCCATATCCTGAGTTATTACGCTTCCTTACCCTTACAACTTGGTATACAGAGCTTATTATACCTTTCCTCCTGCTGATTCCGTTCTACAATTCATTTTTCAGGATGGTAGTTGTCAGTGTACTGCTCATGTTCCATATTGGAATCAGCCTTACACTTTTTGTAGGTCTGTTTTATCTGATCAATATTGCTTCTGTAGCAGGTTTACTGCCTCCTAAAGTGATGGATTGGATTGATAAGCGGCTGCTGGCATCATTCAGGAGACCTAAAACCGGGCAGTTTAAACGCATTTTCCAACGGTTTAAAAGCCCTGCTACAGTTAATTTTCAGCTTCAGATTCACCGCCCCCTTATCTCTGCACCCCTAAAAAGGCAGCTTCGGGATGTTTTTGTGGCAAGTGTTCTTTTGTACTGTTTCTGGTGGAATTTAACAGGTGCCGGGGTAAAGAACATACCTAAGCTTCCGGATAATGCCCGCTGGGCTGGTTACTTACTGCGCGTAGACCAGCATTGGGGTATGTTTTCTCCTGTCGTTTTTAAAGATGATGGCTGGTATGTATTGGAGGGGCATACAGAAGATGGCAAAATGCTGGATCTGAATCAGCAAGGCAAAGAGGCAGATTATATTAAACCTGCCTCTGTTATGGCCCTGTTTAAAAACGACAGATGGCGCAAATACTCTGAGAATTATCTATTTGTGCATAATTCTTTTATGCGCCCTTACTACTGTAATTACCTTGTCCGCCGCTGGAATGAATCTCACCCGGATCAGCCTGTAAAAGAACTACAGGTAGTCTATATGAAAGAGCCTTCGCTGCCTGATTACCAGGTGGCAGAACCCACCCGGGAAATGTTGTGCGCCTGTGCTAACCTGCCTGAGTAA
- the carB gene encoding carbamoyl-phosphate synthase large subunit codes for MPRDTSIKSVLIIGSGPIIIGQACEFDYSGSQASRSLREEGIEVTLINSNPATIMTDSITADNVYLKPLEKKYIIEILEKHKIDAVLPTMGGQTALNLAIECEKAGIWKKYDVKIIGVDIKAIETTEDREEFRLKMLELGVNVCKGETATSFLEGKEIAQEIGFPLVIRPSFTLGGYGGGFVNTPEEFDAALTRGLHASPVHEVLIEQSILGWKEYELELLRDNAGNIIIICSIENFDPMGVHTGDSITVAPAMTLPDTVYQQMRDLAIKMMNGIGQFAGGCNVQFSVNPEDDTIIAIEINPRVSRSSALASKATGYPIAKIAAKLAIGYNLDELKNAITKTTSAFFEPALDYVIVKIPRWNFDKFKGANRTLGLQMKSVGEVMGIGRTFQEALQKACQSLEIKRNGLGADGKEMTNYDDLIYNLKNPSWNRLFCIKDAMRAGIPMSTIRNLTKIDPWFLNQIEELDQLERELKKYTLATLPADLLRDAKVKGYADRQIAHILGCKESEVHSVRMELGIKRVFKMVDTCAAEFEAKTPYFYSTFDGENESIVTDKKKVVVLGSGPNRIGQGIEFDYSCVHGVLAAKECGYETIMINCNPETVSTDFDISDKLYFEPVFWEHIYDIILHEKPEGVIVQLGGQTALKLAEKLDRYGIKILGTSYQSLDLAEDRGSFSSLLRDLDIPYPPFGVIESAEEALELCKELKFPLLVRPSYVLGGQSMKIVINEKELEAHVIDLLKDHPGNKVLLDHFLDNAIEAEADAISDGEDVYICGIMEHIEPAGIHSGDSYAVLPAFDMSEHVLRQIEDYTKKIALALNTVGIINIQFAVKDEVVYVIEANPRASRTIPFIAKAYREPYINYATKLMLGEKKIKDFNFNPYKQGYAIKVPVFSHNKFPEVNKELGPEMKSTGEAIYFIDDLQDDYFTKVYSERNLYLSM; via the coding sequence ATGCCTAGAGACACCAGCATTAAATCTGTTCTTATTATTGGTTCTGGTCCCATTATAATTGGCCAGGCTTGCGAATTCGACTATTCTGGCTCACAAGCCTCCCGCTCGCTACGCGAAGAGGGTATAGAAGTGACACTTATCAACTCCAATCCTGCCACTATCATGACAGATAGTATTACGGCGGATAATGTGTACTTAAAACCACTAGAGAAGAAGTACATTATTGAGATTCTGGAGAAGCATAAAATCGATGCCGTTCTTCCTACAATGGGTGGCCAGACTGCCCTGAACCTGGCCATAGAATGTGAAAAGGCAGGTATCTGGAAGAAATATGACGTAAAGATTATTGGCGTTGATATTAAAGCTATTGAGACAACCGAAGACCGGGAGGAATTCAGGTTAAAGATGCTTGAGCTTGGCGTTAATGTTTGTAAAGGAGAAACGGCAACTTCTTTCCTGGAAGGTAAAGAGATTGCGCAGGAAATAGGCTTCCCGCTTGTTATTCGTCCTTCGTTTACACTTGGGGGCTACGGCGGTGGCTTTGTAAATACACCCGAAGAGTTTGATGCAGCCCTTACACGCGGCTTGCATGCCTCTCCTGTGCACGAAGTACTTATCGAGCAAAGTATTCTGGGTTGGAAAGAGTACGAGCTGGAACTGCTGCGCGATAATGCGGGTAATATCATTATTATCTGCTCTATCGAAAACTTCGACCCAATGGGCGTGCATACAGGCGACTCTATTACGGTAGCCCCAGCCATGACTTTGCCTGATACGGTGTATCAGCAAATGCGCGACCTGGCCATCAAAATGATGAATGGCATCGGGCAGTTTGCCGGTGGTTGTAACGTGCAATTCTCGGTAAACCCGGAGGATGATACCATCATTGCCATCGAAATTAACCCACGTGTTTCCCGTTCGTCTGCTCTGGCTTCTAAAGCTACCGGTTACCCAATTGCTAAAATTGCAGCGAAACTGGCTATCGGTTATAACCTGGATGAGCTGAAAAACGCCATTACTAAAACAACCTCTGCTTTCTTTGAGCCTGCACTGGATTATGTAATTGTAAAGATCCCTCGCTGGAACTTCGATAAGTTTAAAGGTGCTAACCGTACCCTTGGTCTGCAGATGAAGTCGGTAGGTGAGGTAATGGGCATCGGCCGTACATTTCAGGAGGCGCTTCAGAAAGCCTGCCAGAGCTTAGAGATTAAGCGCAACGGTTTGGGTGCCGACGGGAAGGAAATGACCAACTACGACGACCTGATCTACAACCTGAAGAACCCGAGCTGGAACCGACTGTTCTGTATCAAGGATGCGATGCGTGCCGGTATACCAATGAGCACCATCCGTAACCTGACAAAGATAGATCCGTGGTTCCTGAACCAGATTGAGGAGCTGGACCAGCTGGAGCGTGAGCTAAAGAAATATACGCTGGCTACGCTGCCTGCCGACCTGCTGCGCGATGCAAAAGTGAAAGGTTATGCCGACCGCCAGATTGCGCACATTTTGGGTTGCAAAGAAAGTGAAGTACACAGTGTGCGTATGGAACTTGGCATTAAGCGTGTGTTCAAAATGGTAGATACCTGCGCAGCCGAGTTTGAAGCGAAAACACCGTACTTCTACAGCACCTTTGATGGCGAAAACGAAAGCATTGTTACAGACAAGAAAAAAGTTGTAGTACTTGGCTCCGGGCCGAATCGCATCGGGCAGGGTATTGAGTTCGACTACAGCTGTGTGCATGGCGTATTGGCTGCCAAAGAGTGTGGCTACGAAACCATCATGATCAACTGCAACCCTGAAACAGTTTCCACAGACTTCGATATTTCAGATAAACTGTACTTCGAGCCGGTATTCTGGGAGCACATCTACGATATTATTCTGCACGAAAAACCAGAAGGCGTTATTGTGCAGCTGGGTGGGCAAACGGCTCTTAAGCTGGCAGAGAAGCTGGACCGCTACGGTATTAAGATTCTGGGTACGAGCTACCAGTCGCTCGATCTGGCCGAAGACCGTGGCTCCTTCTCATCACTGCTGCGCGACCTGGATATTCCGTATCCTCCGTTTGGTGTGATTGAATCGGCTGAAGAAGCGTTAGAGCTCTGCAAAGAGCTGAAGTTCCCGCTGCTGGTGCGCCCAAGCTATGTACTAGGTGGGCAAAGCATGAAAATCGTGATCAACGAGAAAGAGTTGGAGGCACACGTAATCGACCTCCTGAAAGACCATCCGGGCAACAAGGTGCTGCTAGACCACTTCCTCGACAATGCCATAGAAGCAGAAGCTGATGCTATCTCTGACGGCGAAGACGTGTACATCTGTGGTATAATGGAACACATTGAGCCGGCTGGCATTCACTCAGGAGACTCTTATGCGGTACTGCCTGCCTTCGATATGTCGGAGCATGTGCTCAGACAAATAGAAGATTATACCAAGAAGATAGCACTGGCATTGAACACAGTAGGTATTATTAACATACAGTTTGCGGTTAAAGATGAGGTGGTTTATGTGATTGAGGCAAACCCACGCGCGTCTCGTACTATACCATTTATCGCAAAAGCTTACCGTGAGCCGTACATTAACTACGCTACCAAGCTGATGCTGGGAGAGAAGAAGATCAAAGACTTTAACTTTAACCCATACAAGCAAGGCTATGCCATTAAAGTGCCTGTGTTCTCACATAACAAGTTCCCTGAAGTAAACAAGGAGCTTGGGCCTGAGATGAAATCGACAGGTGAAGCAATTTACTTTATCGATGATCTGCAAGACGATTACTTCACCAAAGTATACTCCGAAAGGAACTTATACCTGAGTATGTAA
- a CDS encoding CAP domain-containing protein has product MPLQIIIVVLLYMLLPQRAQQQSTFDADKAAKASFTELNRVRQNPKQYASVYKLPALLKVPKKHELIWDTTLARLARQKAEDMAQNNYFAHVDKRKKGMNYYLWKSDYPLPHYFSKQDNANNVESIAANTEGPQEFIKQLIIDEGVPGYGHRKHLLGLDDGKTPTTHVGIGIAYNSKSKYKYYCSILIVPKVENQ; this is encoded by the coding sequence ATGCCACTACAGATAATTATAGTTGTTTTACTGTATATGCTGCTCCCGCAGCGTGCACAGCAGCAGAGTACCTTTGATGCCGACAAAGCAGCAAAAGCCAGTTTTACAGAGTTGAACCGGGTGCGGCAGAATCCGAAGCAGTATGCTTCGGTGTATAAGCTTCCGGCACTCCTGAAGGTGCCTAAAAAGCACGAGTTGATTTGGGACACAACGCTTGCCAGGCTAGCTCGCCAAAAGGCAGAAGATATGGCGCAGAATAATTACTTTGCGCACGTAGATAAGAGAAAGAAAGGCATGAACTATTACCTCTGGAAATCTGATTACCCTTTGCCGCACTACTTCTCGAAACAAGACAATGCCAATAATGTAGAGTCGATTGCCGCCAACACAGAGGGGCCGCAGGAATTTATAAAGCAGTTAATTATAGATGAAGGGGTGCCTGGGTATGGCCACAGAAAGCACTTGTTGGGACTCGACGATGGCAAAACACCAACTACGCATGTCGGGATTGGTATTGCCTATAACTCTAAATCAAAGTACAAGTACTACTGCAGCATTTTGATTGTGCCTAAAGTGGAGAACCAATAA
- a CDS encoding lysophospholipid acyltransferase family protein: MLYFILKLIFKTGLWIFFRKFEVRNRTALQAQGPLLVVSNHPNTFMDPLIIASLLRQQVYFIAKSTVFNSPFKKWLLHRMHLIPIHRKEDAPAQSVGNDDAFAASYNALEAGKTILIFPEGNSFNERRLRKLKTGTARIALGAQAAASSDVRVRILPIGLNYSAPTNFRSNVFVNVGTPIDVTDYLTSYSQNTSATVHLLTEQMKVELEKLIIVTPTNEEDKLIRQIESIYKRTFAAEVPAAPTEHEQDFLLTRAITKSLAYFKQAAPERVEALKQQIEAYMLQLRQLNLHDAALSKNTKTVVWQSILAMLYLVAGLPVYLYGLLHNYLPYIIPSRVAYMLAREEEWHAPMMLSVGIFTFPIFYTILAILCYQLYPSLPILFLYLLSLPITGFFTLHYWKILRHAKSNWIMLRLFSKRKELVEQLVHKRSSIIQQLEQAKQEILLKQQ, translated from the coding sequence ATGTTATACTTTATACTGAAACTGATTTTTAAAACAGGGCTTTGGATTTTCTTTCGGAAGTTTGAAGTACGCAACCGCACTGCTTTACAGGCACAGGGGCCGCTGCTGGTGGTATCGAACCACCCTAATACTTTTATGGATCCTCTCATTATAGCTTCGCTGCTCCGGCAACAGGTGTATTTCATAGCTAAAAGTACCGTATTTAACTCTCCTTTTAAGAAGTGGCTGCTGCACCGCATGCACCTCATTCCTATTCACAGAAAAGAAGATGCACCTGCACAGAGCGTAGGTAACGATGATGCTTTTGCTGCCAGCTATAATGCTTTGGAAGCGGGCAAAACTATTCTCATTTTCCCGGAAGGCAACAGCTTTAACGAGAGGAGGCTACGCAAATTAAAAACAGGCACAGCACGCATAGCGCTTGGCGCACAGGCAGCCGCCTCATCAGATGTGAGAGTCAGGATTTTACCTATTGGCCTTAACTACTCTGCACCCACCAATTTCCGGAGCAACGTTTTTGTAAATGTCGGAACCCCTATAGATGTAACAGATTACCTTACCAGCTATAGCCAGAACACATCGGCCACTGTGCATTTGCTTACAGAACAGATGAAAGTTGAGCTTGAGAAACTGATTATAGTAACGCCCACCAATGAAGAAGATAAGCTTATCAGGCAAATTGAAAGCATATACAAGCGTACTTTTGCCGCTGAAGTACCGGCAGCACCAACTGAGCACGAGCAGGATTTCCTGTTAACCAGAGCCATTACAAAAAGCCTGGCCTACTTTAAACAGGCGGCACCCGAGCGTGTCGAAGCATTAAAACAGCAAATAGAAGCGTATATGCTGCAACTCAGGCAGCTAAACCTGCACGATGCAGCTTTAAGCAAGAATACTAAAACAGTAGTATGGCAAAGTATACTGGCTATGCTTTACCTTGTAGCAGGCTTGCCGGTATACCTTTACGGATTGCTGCATAATTACCTGCCTTATATTATTCCTTCCAGAGTAGCCTATATGCTTGCCAGGGAGGAAGAATGGCATGCACCTATGATGCTTTCGGTCGGCATCTTCACCTTCCCGATTTTCTATACCATACTGGCTATACTATGCTATCAACTTTACCCTTCGTTGCCAATATTGTTTCTTTACCTGCTGTCGCTGCCGATCACTGGCTTTTTTACCCTGCACTACTGGAAAATACTCCGGCACGCGAAAAGCAACTGGATTATGCTGCGACTCTTTTCGAAGCGAAAAGAGCTCGTGGAACAGCTGGTGCATAAAAGAAGCAGTATCATTCAACAGCTGGAGCAGGCAAAACAGGAGATTTTACTTAAGCAACAATAG
- a CDS encoding 5-formyltetrahydrofolate cyclo-ligase, translating to MRKADLRKLMLQQRKALPLEEVNFRSQRMASLFFQRFRLNPGITVHVFLPIIRNKEVNTWPFIERLRLEHPEVRVAVPVTDITENNLSHHILTDEAVLVENAWGIPEPQHAHVISAAEVDMVLLPLLAFDKTGHRVGYGKGYYDRFLADCRPNVLKIGLSLEPPVEQIADAGLHDIPLDFAITPAGIWAF from the coding sequence ATGCGAAAGGCTGATCTTCGCAAACTGATGTTGCAGCAGCGGAAAGCTTTACCTTTAGAGGAAGTAAACTTTCGCAGCCAACGCATGGCTAGTTTGTTTTTTCAGCGGTTCCGGCTGAACCCGGGTATAACGGTGCATGTGTTTCTTCCTATCATCAGAAATAAAGAAGTAAATACCTGGCCTTTTATAGAACGGCTAAGGCTGGAGCACCCTGAGGTACGTGTAGCAGTGCCTGTTACAGATATAACAGAAAACAACCTGTCGCACCATATTTTAACAGACGAAGCCGTATTGGTAGAAAATGCTTGGGGAATACCGGAGCCACAGCATGCGCATGTTATTTCGGCAGCAGAGGTAGACATGGTGCTGCTACCGCTGCTGGCCTTCGATAAGACCGGCCATCGGGTTGGCTATGGCAAAGGCTACTACGACCGCTTTCTGGCCGACTGCCGCCCAAACGTACTAAAGATCGGGTTATCTTTAGAGCCTCCTGTAGAACAGATCGCCGATGCAGGTTTGCATGATATACCTTTAGACTTTGCCATTACGCCCGCAGGTATCTGGGCTTTTTAA
- a CDS encoding DUF748 domain-containing protein, translating to MTRRSKRIYITLGIILLLLIIFRLALPSIVKRYVNKTLSELPGYNGHIEDIDLSLYRGAYKIKGLVLEEEKGNPKYPFLKIAETDLSVEWKSLFKGKVAGEVLMGTPEINIVATSSTDTSQATQEHWTEVVKDLMPITINRFEATNGMIAYRDFNASPDINMHIENMHLVALNLANVEEEGNALPSTVSLTGTSVGGGSLRGDMKVNMLKEVPDFDMKMRLTKVNLTSLNDFVKAYGKFDIEQGQMELYSELKAKDGKLDGYVKPFFENVKVLNWEKDREEGGFFRAAWEAVVGLVKDVVENPKEDNIATQIPIEGDLNQPDTNTWKTVLNVLRHAYIKAFTRGLESTASGAANGEEESR from the coding sequence ATGACAAGACGTTCAAAAAGAATATACATTACCCTGGGGATTATTTTACTCCTGCTTATCATTTTCAGGTTGGCACTGCCTTCCATTGTAAAAAGATATGTAAATAAAACCCTCAGCGAACTGCCTGGCTATAACGGGCATATAGAAGACATAGACCTGAGCCTGTATAGAGGAGCTTACAAAATAAAAGGGCTGGTGCTGGAGGAAGAGAAAGGTAACCCTAAATACCCTTTTCTTAAAATTGCCGAGACCGATCTCTCTGTTGAATGGAAGTCGCTGTTTAAGGGAAAGGTAGCCGGAGAAGTATTGATGGGGACACCGGAAATCAACATTGTAGCCACCTCCAGCACCGATACAAGCCAAGCCACACAAGAGCACTGGACGGAGGTTGTAAAGGATTTGATGCCCATTACGATAAACCGTTTCGAGGCAACAAATGGCATGATTGCCTACCGCGATTTTAATGCAAGCCCTGACATAAACATGCATATTGAGAACATGCACCTGGTTGCGCTTAACCTGGCAAATGTGGAGGAAGAGGGAAATGCATTGCCATCAACGGTTTCGCTTACAGGTACTTCTGTTGGAGGAGGTAGCCTTCGAGGAGACATGAAGGTAAATATGCTAAAGGAAGTACCGGATTTTGATATGAAGATGAGGCTGACAAAGGTAAATTTAACCAGTCTCAACGACTTTGTGAAGGCTTACGGGAAATTTGATATAGAGCAGGGGCAGATGGAGCTGTATAGCGAACTAAAAGCAAAAGACGGAAAACTCGATGGTTATGTTAAACCATTTTTTGAAAATGTAAAGGTGCTGAACTGGGAAAAAGACAGGGAAGAAGGCGGCTTTTTCCGGGCAGCTTGGGAAGCTGTGGTTGGCCTTGTAAAAGACGTAGTGGAAAATCCTAAAGAAGATAACATAGCTACTCAGATACCTATTGAAGGAGACCTGAATCAGCCGGACACCAATACGTGGAAAACAGTGCTGAACGTATTGCGGCACGCTTACATTAAAGCCTTTACCAGGGGCCTGGAAAGCACCGCCAGTGGTGCAGCCAACGGGGAAGAAGAATCAAGGTAA
- a CDS encoding GNAT family N-acetyltransferase: MIEIRRATLHDLRTVKSIDEALFGKDSYPLFVLRQFFDIAKSLFIVAVSAGEVVGYTIGHHDQERQEGWVLSLGVLPAFAGKEIGKQLTVYLLQALEAKGARTVFLTVHPSNTPALSLYKKLGFGEQVLESSYYLDGSPRLVMQVAIAQAEERLSAS; this comes from the coding sequence ATGATAGAAATAAGGCGGGCAACGCTACATGACCTGCGCACGGTAAAAAGTATAGATGAGGCTTTGTTCGGAAAAGACAGCTACCCGCTGTTTGTCCTGCGCCAGTTCTTCGACATTGCCAAAAGCCTGTTTATAGTTGCTGTTTCGGCTGGCGAAGTAGTTGGCTATACCATTGGGCACCACGACCAGGAGAGGCAGGAGGGGTGGGTACTTTCTTTGGGAGTATTGCCAGCTTTTGCAGGTAAAGAAATCGGAAAGCAATTAACCGTTTATCTGCTGCAGGCCCTGGAAGCAAAAGGCGCCAGAACTGTTTTTTTAACGGTTCATCCGTCAAATACACCTGCGCTGAGCTTATATAAGAAATTAGGTTTCGGGGAGCAGGTTTTAGAGAGCAGCTACTACCTCGATGGCAGCCCCAGGCTTGTGATGCAGGTTGCTATAGCACAGGCAGAAGAACGGCTTTCTGCCTCATAA
- a CDS encoding phosphatase PAP2 family protein — translation MINILSNKIRQYIQELRQQSEVQKFSKRFPRVADFIFQRFQTRSFTGLPLTLLLLGCMINLALLSRITEDVVQSEGIVVVDKHFTAFLYDARTGWLSKALYIITQFGSRASTYIVGALVTAMALYRRSYAFILAFWLTMAVVGLSVQYTKKYISRDRPVDVGYYEEPNFSFPSGHATTAIAQYGIVAHLLLQVFRDRWKRRVVLWLMAVLIIAIGFSRIYLGVHFLSDVLAGFLLGGMWLLTGISLIEIISFKYRESS, via the coding sequence ATGATAAACATTCTCTCTAATAAAATAAGGCAGTATATACAAGAACTGCGGCAGCAATCGGAAGTGCAAAAGTTCAGCAAACGCTTTCCTAGAGTTGCAGATTTTATTTTTCAAAGGTTTCAAACCCGGTCGTTTACAGGCCTGCCACTTACACTGTTACTGCTGGGGTGCATGATCAACCTGGCTTTGCTTTCGCGGATAACCGAAGACGTGGTGCAGTCGGAGGGCATTGTAGTGGTAGATAAACACTTTACAGCCTTCCTCTATGATGCCAGAACAGGATGGCTCAGCAAAGCATTGTATATCATCACGCAGTTTGGCTCAAGGGCTTCTACATACATAGTGGGAGCTTTAGTTACGGCAATGGCCCTGTACCGCAGGAGCTATGCCTTTATACTCGCTTTCTGGCTCACAATGGCTGTTGTAGGCCTGTCGGTACAATATACCAAAAAGTACATTAGCCGCGACAGGCCTGTAGATGTAGGTTATTATGAAGAACCAAATTTCTCTTTCCCCAGCGGACATGCCACCACGGCTATCGCTCAATACGGTATAGTTGCACACCTGTTGCTTCAGGTATTCAGAGATCGCTGGAAGCGCAGGGTGGTCCTGTGGTTGATGGCAGTGTTGATTATAGCCATAGGGTTTAGCAGGATATACCTGGGGGTGCATTTTCTTTCAGACGTACTGGCTGGCTTTCTGCTGGGAGGGATGTGGCTGTTAACGGGTATTTCGCTGATAGAGATTATCAGCTTTAAGTATAGAGAATCCTCCTGA